Proteins encoded by one window of Lathyrus oleraceus cultivar Zhongwan6 chromosome 1, CAAS_Psat_ZW6_1.0, whole genome shotgun sequence:
- the LOC127131526 gene encoding transcription termination factor MTEF1, chloroplastic isoform X5: MAIIELYPKFFFSQNPIPKPFISPNFNPKNTLSHQILKPIAQFSHQPITTTPNRGIIFREKVLYLLKLKVNPEKAFKLNPTLRTCPLRTLKSVEQCLSSIGIHRSEMGRILDMLPSLLTCEPHNDIYPLLDFLLNEVNIPYHDVQKSILRCPRLLVSCIETRLRPALYFLRELGFVGPHSLTCQTTLLLVSSVEDTLLPKVEFLMGLGFTRVEVSNMIVRSPGLLTLSVNNNLIPKVDFFLNEMNGDVAELKRFPQYFSFSLEKRIKPRHAELVRLGLSLPLQEMLRSYNLETSILMVHMIHSL; the protein is encoded by the exons ATGGCGATAATTGAACTATATCCCAAATTCTTCTTCTCCCAAAACCCAATTCCCAAACCCTTCATAAGCCCTAATTTCAATCCCAAAAACACCTTATCCCATCAAATCCTCAAACCAATTGCTCAATTTTCTCACCAACCAATAACCACCACTCCAAACCGTGGCATAATCTTCCGGGAAAAAGTTCTATACCTCCTGAAACTCAAAGTAAACCCAGAAAAAGCCTTCAAACTAAACCCTACACTCCGAACTTGTCCTCTACGAACCCTAAAATCGGTTGAACAATGTCTTTCATCAATTGGCATACACAGAAGCGAAATGGGTCGAATCCTCGACATGCTTCCTTCACTTCTCACGTGCGAACCACACAACGACATTTACCCCCTTCTCGATTTTCTTCTCAACGAGGTTAACATTCCTTACCATGATGTTCAAAAATCAATCTTGCGGTGTCCTAGGTTGTTGGTGAGTTGCATAGAGACTCGATTAAGACCTGCACTTTATTTTTTGAGGGAATTAGGGTTTGTTGGGCCTCACTCTCTCACGTGCCAAACCACATTGCTTTTGGTTTCGAGTGTTGAGGATACCCTTTTGCCTAAAGTTGAGTTTTTGATGGGTTTGGGGTTCACACGTGTGGAGGTTTCGAATATGATTGTTAGGTCTCCTGGGTTGTTGACTCTTAGTGTAAATAACAATTTGATTCCTAAAGTTGATTTTTTCTTGAATGAGATGAATGGTGATGTTGCTGAGTTGAAGAGGTTTCCTCAGTATTTCAGTTTTAGCTTGGAAAAGAGGATTAAGCCGCGGCACGCAGAGCTAGTTCGGCTTGGATTGTCGCTTCCTCTGCAAGAGATGTTGCGG TCATACAATTTGGAGACCAGCATCCTGATGGTACATATGATTCATTCCCTTTGA
- the LOC127131526 gene encoding transcription termination factor MTEF1, chloroplastic isoform X1, which produces MAIIELYPKFFFSQNPIPKPFISPNFNPKNTLSHQILKPIAQFSHQPITTTPNRGIIFREKVLYLLKLKVNPEKAFKLNPTLRTCPLRTLKSVEQCLSSIGIHRSEMGRILDMLPSLLTCEPHNDIYPLLDFLLNEVNIPYHDVQKSILRCPRLLVSCIETRLRPALYFLRELGFVGPHSLTCQTTLLLVSSVEDTLLPKVEFLMGLGFTRVEVSNMIVRSPGLLTLSVNNNLIPKVDFFLNEMNGDVAELKRFPQYFSFSLEKRIKPRHAELVRLGLSLPLQEMLRSYNLETSILMIFKDEFCIYRIQLVYFLFSSNVALFKII; this is translated from the exons ATGGCGATAATTGAACTATATCCCAAATTCTTCTTCTCCCAAAACCCAATTCCCAAACCCTTCATAAGCCCTAATTTCAATCCCAAAAACACCTTATCCCATCAAATCCTCAAACCAATTGCTCAATTTTCTCACCAACCAATAACCACCACTCCAAACCGTGGCATAATCTTCCGGGAAAAAGTTCTATACCTCCTGAAACTCAAAGTAAACCCAGAAAAAGCCTTCAAACTAAACCCTACACTCCGAACTTGTCCTCTACGAACCCTAAAATCGGTTGAACAATGTCTTTCATCAATTGGCATACACAGAAGCGAAATGGGTCGAATCCTCGACATGCTTCCTTCACTTCTCACGTGCGAACCACACAACGACATTTACCCCCTTCTCGATTTTCTTCTCAACGAGGTTAACATTCCTTACCATGATGTTCAAAAATCAATCTTGCGGTGTCCTAGGTTGTTGGTGAGTTGCATAGAGACTCGATTAAGACCTGCACTTTATTTTTTGAGGGAATTAGGGTTTGTTGGGCCTCACTCTCTCACGTGCCAAACCACATTGCTTTTGGTTTCGAGTGTTGAGGATACCCTTTTGCCTAAAGTTGAGTTTTTGATGGGTTTGGGGTTCACACGTGTGGAGGTTTCGAATATGATTGTTAGGTCTCCTGGGTTGTTGACTCTTAGTGTAAATAACAATTTGATTCCTAAAGTTGATTTTTTCTTGAATGAGATGAATGGTGATGTTGCTGAGTTGAAGAGGTTTCCTCAGTATTTCAGTTTTAGCTTGGAAAAGAGGATTAAGCCGCGGCACGCAGAGCTAGTTCGGCTTGGATTGTCGCTTCCTCTGCAAGAGATGTTGCGG TCATACAATTTGGAGACCAGCATCCTGATG ATATTCAAAGATGAATTTTGTATATATAGGATACAACTTGTTTATTTTTTGTTCTCTAGTAATGTTGCACTGTTCAAGATTATTTAG
- the LOC127131526 gene encoding transcription termination factor MTEF1, chloroplastic isoform X2, producing MAIIELYPKFFFSQNPIPKPFISPNFNPKNTLSHQILKPIAQFSHQPITTTPNRGIIFREKVLYLLKLKVNPEKAFKLNPTLRTCPLRTLKSVEQCLSSIGIHRSEMGRILDMLPSLLTCEPHNDIYPLLDFLLNEVNIPYHDVQKSILRCPRLLVSCIETRLRPALYFLRELGFVGPHSLTCQTTLLLVSSVEDTLLPKVEFLMGLGFTRVEVSNMIVRSPGLLTLSVNNNLIPKVDFFLNEMNGDVAELKRFPQYFSFSLEKRIKPRHAELVRLGLSLPLQEMLRSYNLETSILMSMKRITVHEQNEGFQFQL from the exons ATGGCGATAATTGAACTATATCCCAAATTCTTCTTCTCCCAAAACCCAATTCCCAAACCCTTCATAAGCCCTAATTTCAATCCCAAAAACACCTTATCCCATCAAATCCTCAAACCAATTGCTCAATTTTCTCACCAACCAATAACCACCACTCCAAACCGTGGCATAATCTTCCGGGAAAAAGTTCTATACCTCCTGAAACTCAAAGTAAACCCAGAAAAAGCCTTCAAACTAAACCCTACACTCCGAACTTGTCCTCTACGAACCCTAAAATCGGTTGAACAATGTCTTTCATCAATTGGCATACACAGAAGCGAAATGGGTCGAATCCTCGACATGCTTCCTTCACTTCTCACGTGCGAACCACACAACGACATTTACCCCCTTCTCGATTTTCTTCTCAACGAGGTTAACATTCCTTACCATGATGTTCAAAAATCAATCTTGCGGTGTCCTAGGTTGTTGGTGAGTTGCATAGAGACTCGATTAAGACCTGCACTTTATTTTTTGAGGGAATTAGGGTTTGTTGGGCCTCACTCTCTCACGTGCCAAACCACATTGCTTTTGGTTTCGAGTGTTGAGGATACCCTTTTGCCTAAAGTTGAGTTTTTGATGGGTTTGGGGTTCACACGTGTGGAGGTTTCGAATATGATTGTTAGGTCTCCTGGGTTGTTGACTCTTAGTGTAAATAACAATTTGATTCCTAAAGTTGATTTTTTCTTGAATGAGATGAATGGTGATGTTGCTGAGTTGAAGAGGTTTCCTCAGTATTTCAGTTTTAGCTTGGAAAAGAGGATTAAGCCGCGGCACGCAGAGCTAGTTCGGCTTGGATTGTCGCTTCCTCTGCAAGAGATGTTGCGG TCATACAATTTGGAGACCAGCATCCTGATG TCCATGAAACGCATCACAGTCCATGAACAAAATGAAGGGTTTCAATTTCAACTATAA
- the LOC127131526 gene encoding transcription termination factor MTEF1, chloroplastic isoform X4, with protein MAIIELYPKFFFSQNPIPKPFISPNFNPKNTLSHQILKPIAQFSHQPITTTPNRGIIFREKVLYLLKLKVNPEKAFKLNPTLRTCPLRTLKSVEQCLSSIGIHRSEMGRILDMLPSLLTCEPHNDIYPLLDFLLNEVNIPYHDVQKSILRCPRLLVSCIETRLRPALYFLRELGFVGPHSLTCQTTLLLVSSVEDTLLPKVEFLMGLGFTRVEVSNMIVRSPGLLTLSVNNNLIPKVDFFLNEMNGDVAELKRFPQYFSFSLEKRIKPRHAELVRLGLSLPLQEMLRSMKRITVHEQNEGFQFQL; from the exons ATGGCGATAATTGAACTATATCCCAAATTCTTCTTCTCCCAAAACCCAATTCCCAAACCCTTCATAAGCCCTAATTTCAATCCCAAAAACACCTTATCCCATCAAATCCTCAAACCAATTGCTCAATTTTCTCACCAACCAATAACCACCACTCCAAACCGTGGCATAATCTTCCGGGAAAAAGTTCTATACCTCCTGAAACTCAAAGTAAACCCAGAAAAAGCCTTCAAACTAAACCCTACACTCCGAACTTGTCCTCTACGAACCCTAAAATCGGTTGAACAATGTCTTTCATCAATTGGCATACACAGAAGCGAAATGGGTCGAATCCTCGACATGCTTCCTTCACTTCTCACGTGCGAACCACACAACGACATTTACCCCCTTCTCGATTTTCTTCTCAACGAGGTTAACATTCCTTACCATGATGTTCAAAAATCAATCTTGCGGTGTCCTAGGTTGTTGGTGAGTTGCATAGAGACTCGATTAAGACCTGCACTTTATTTTTTGAGGGAATTAGGGTTTGTTGGGCCTCACTCTCTCACGTGCCAAACCACATTGCTTTTGGTTTCGAGTGTTGAGGATACCCTTTTGCCTAAAGTTGAGTTTTTGATGGGTTTGGGGTTCACACGTGTGGAGGTTTCGAATATGATTGTTAGGTCTCCTGGGTTGTTGACTCTTAGTGTAAATAACAATTTGATTCCTAAAGTTGATTTTTTCTTGAATGAGATGAATGGTGATGTTGCTGAGTTGAAGAGGTTTCCTCAGTATTTCAGTTTTAGCTTGGAAAAGAGGATTAAGCCGCGGCACGCAGAGCTAGTTCGGCTTGGATTGTCGCTTCCTCTGCAAGAGATGTTGCGG TCCATGAAACGCATCACAGTCCATGAACAAAATGAAGGGTTTCAATTTCAACTATAA
- the LOC127131526 gene encoding transcription termination factor MTEF1, chloroplastic isoform X3, with product MAIIELYPKFFFSQNPIPKPFISPNFNPKNTLSHQILKPIAQFSHQPITTTPNRGIIFREKVLYLLKLKVNPEKAFKLNPTLRTCPLRTLKSVEQCLSSIGIHRSEMGRILDMLPSLLTCEPHNDIYPLLDFLLNEVNIPYHDVQKSILRCPRLLVSCIETRLRPALYFLRELGFVGPHSLTCQTTLLLVSSVEDTLLPKVEFLMGLGFTRVEVSNMIVRSPGLLTLSVNNNLIPKVDFFLNEMNGDVAELKRFPQYFSFSLEKRIKPRHAELVRLGLSLPLQEMLRVSDGAFDSMLFELRLREPEGI from the coding sequence ATGGCGATAATTGAACTATATCCCAAATTCTTCTTCTCCCAAAACCCAATTCCCAAACCCTTCATAAGCCCTAATTTCAATCCCAAAAACACCTTATCCCATCAAATCCTCAAACCAATTGCTCAATTTTCTCACCAACCAATAACCACCACTCCAAACCGTGGCATAATCTTCCGGGAAAAAGTTCTATACCTCCTGAAACTCAAAGTAAACCCAGAAAAAGCCTTCAAACTAAACCCTACACTCCGAACTTGTCCTCTACGAACCCTAAAATCGGTTGAACAATGTCTTTCATCAATTGGCATACACAGAAGCGAAATGGGTCGAATCCTCGACATGCTTCCTTCACTTCTCACGTGCGAACCACACAACGACATTTACCCCCTTCTCGATTTTCTTCTCAACGAGGTTAACATTCCTTACCATGATGTTCAAAAATCAATCTTGCGGTGTCCTAGGTTGTTGGTGAGTTGCATAGAGACTCGATTAAGACCTGCACTTTATTTTTTGAGGGAATTAGGGTTTGTTGGGCCTCACTCTCTCACGTGCCAAACCACATTGCTTTTGGTTTCGAGTGTTGAGGATACCCTTTTGCCTAAAGTTGAGTTTTTGATGGGTTTGGGGTTCACACGTGTGGAGGTTTCGAATATGATTGTTAGGTCTCCTGGGTTGTTGACTCTTAGTGTAAATAACAATTTGATTCCTAAAGTTGATTTTTTCTTGAATGAGATGAATGGTGATGTTGCTGAGTTGAAGAGGTTTCCTCAGTATTTCAGTTTTAGCTTGGAAAAGAGGATTAAGCCGCGGCACGCAGAGCTAGTTCGGCTTGGATTGTCGCTTCCTCTGCAAGAGATGTTGCGGGTTAGTGATGGCGCGTTTGATTCTATGTTGTTTGAATTGCGGTTAAGGGAACCTGAGGGAATATAA